Proteins from a single region of Terriglobales bacterium:
- a CDS encoding nuclear transport factor 2 family protein, which translates to MPKSTPLALPLIVVLVLGGCTMWKEKQPATWNSATGAEQFERLLWQEIKARNWPEVERHLGSNLVVVVPTGTRDRAAQMEFLKGVEITDYSIGEMQVTPNGNDMVVTYTISVQGTVNGEPIGQGPWRMLGVWQQVGTSWVAIVQAGMPASPEGQQRK; encoded by the coding sequence ATGCCGAAATCCACCCCGCTTGCGCTGCCACTGATCGTCGTGCTGGTGCTCGGCGGCTGCACCATGTGGAAGGAAAAGCAGCCGGCCACCTGGAACAGCGCCACCGGAGCCGAGCAGTTCGAGCGCCTGTTGTGGCAGGAGATCAAGGCGCGCAACTGGCCGGAGGTAGAGCGGCATCTGGGATCAAACCTGGTGGTGGTTGTGCCCACCGGGACGCGCGACCGCGCGGCCCAGATGGAGTTCCTCAAGGGCGTGGAAATCACCGACTATTCCATCGGTGAGATGCAGGTCACTCCCAACGGCAACGACATGGTAGTGACCTACACCATATCTGTGCAGGGAACCGTGAACGGGGAGCCGATCGGCCAAGGTCCTTGGCGGATGCTGGGGGTGTGGCAACAAGTGGGGACAAGCTGGGTGGCGATTGTCCAGGCGGGGATGCCGGCAAGTCCAGAAGGCCAGCAACGGAAGTAA